From the genome of Solidesulfovibrio carbinolicus, one region includes:
- a CDS encoding CBASS cGAMP-activated phospholipase, with the protein MTRRILSIDGGGILGLIPAVILADIEARAGRPAAELFDLVAGTSTGGIIACAVAAGIPARDVVALYRERGSEIFSRSLGHRLATGFGLWGPQYGAGGVEAALAAVFGDRRLSGCGVGLLIPAYDIEARTPHLFKSHKAQDYAWRDYYLRDVCRATSAAPTYFPPARITSLAGDTATFVDGGLYANNPAACALARAAKAGSLEDVILVSLGTGQIERPYLYDVARRWGLAAWVRPLLDCMFDGQADTAAHQCKALLGDRMVRIQPALPGERAMDDASPKALQTLSAIARGVIADQDALFDKICEMTLPKAA; encoded by the coding sequence ATGACCCGCCGTATCCTGTCCATCGACGGCGGCGGCATCCTCGGCCTGATCCCGGCCGTGATCCTGGCCGACATCGAAGCCCGGGCCGGAAGGCCGGCCGCCGAGCTGTTCGACCTGGTTGCCGGGACCAGCACCGGCGGCATCATCGCCTGCGCCGTGGCGGCCGGCATACCGGCCCGGGACGTTGTCGCCCTCTACCGAGAGCGCGGTAGCGAGATATTTTCCCGGTCGCTCGGGCATCGCCTCGCCACGGGGTTTGGCCTGTGGGGGCCGCAGTACGGGGCCGGCGGCGTTGAGGCCGCCTTGGCCGCCGTCTTCGGGGATCGCCGACTGTCGGGTTGCGGGGTGGGCCTGCTTATTCCGGCCTACGACATCGAGGCCAGGACTCCGCACCTGTTTAAGTCGCACAAGGCGCAGGATTATGCGTGGCGGGACTACTACCTGCGCGACGTCTGCCGGGCGACCAGCGCCGCCCCGACCTATTTTCCGCCAGCGCGGATCACGTCCCTGGCCGGAGACACGGCCACCTTCGTAGACGGCGGACTGTACGCCAACAACCCGGCGGCCTGCGCTCTGGCCCGGGCGGCCAAGGCTGGCAGCCTCGAAGATGTGATCCTGGTGTCCTTAGGGACCGGCCAGATCGAGCGGCCCTACCTATATGACGTAGCCCGCCGCTGGGGTTTGGCTGCGTGGGTCCGGCCACTCCTCGACTGCATGTTCGACGGGCAAGCCGACACAGCCGCCCATCAGTGCAAGGCGCTTCTGGGGGACCGGATGGTGCGTATACAGCCGGCGCTGCCGGGTGAGCGGGCCATGGACGACGCCAGCCCCAAGGCCCTTCAAACGCTGTCCGCCATTGCCCGGGGCGTGATTGCCGACCAGGACGCACTGTTTGATAAGATTTGCGAGATGACGCTGCCCAAGGCGGCGTAA
- a CDS encoding phage tail tube protein → MPAQQEQKTQLTRKAVVLAKVEETYGQPPAMEAKNGVLVNNGVDVEPTGEKVKRDVVRRTFSPAGAVIGAKKIIFKATVELRGGGLDATGKVLPPDSEPFLLACGVQRTDVVRLAVSSVAGFLLGEEIAGSTSNAKGTLHHIDGDNTLVLKAVTGTFQPEPVTGASSTTLADVTSAAPGIEYRPITADPQDQASTSVLFHKNAILYTVVGARGTFTLNCGVNKYPLIEYTLTGLWTDPADAPTMPVPDYPKHKPPMFMGANLVIDDYRPVVTELTYAMGNTIVDRLDANAADGMVGVLITGREATGTVNPEMDALASFNPWTKWKAAQTSRIATLFGSDPGNRVRLELPAAQYDGLKHAERSGIAAYTANYIANAHRDEGDDEWRMTIL, encoded by the coding sequence ATGCCCGCACAGCAAGAACAGAAAACCCAGCTGACCCGTAAGGCCGTGGTTCTGGCCAAGGTCGAGGAGACCTATGGCCAGCCGCCGGCCATGGAGGCCAAAAACGGCGTCCTGGTCAACAACGGCGTGGACGTGGAACCCACGGGCGAAAAGGTCAAGCGCGACGTGGTGCGCCGCACCTTTTCGCCGGCCGGCGCGGTCATCGGGGCCAAGAAGATCATTTTCAAGGCCACGGTGGAACTGCGCGGCGGCGGCCTGGACGCCACCGGCAAGGTGCTGCCGCCGGACTCCGAACCGTTCCTGCTGGCCTGCGGCGTCCAGCGCACCGACGTGGTGCGGCTGGCCGTGTCCTCGGTGGCCGGCTTCCTGCTCGGCGAAGAGATTGCCGGCTCGACTTCCAACGCCAAGGGCACCCTGCATCATATCGACGGCGACAATACCTTGGTGCTCAAGGCCGTGACCGGCACGTTCCAACCCGAACCGGTGACCGGCGCGTCGTCCACCACCCTGGCCGACGTGACTTCGGCCGCGCCCGGCATCGAGTACCGGCCGATTACCGCCGACCCCCAGGACCAGGCTTCGACCTCGGTCCTGTTCCACAAAAACGCCATCCTCTACACCGTGGTCGGGGCGCGCGGCACGTTCACCCTCAACTGCGGCGTCAACAAGTATCCGCTGATCGAATACACGCTGACCGGCCTTTGGACCGATCCGGCCGACGCCCCGACCATGCCCGTCCCGGATTACCCCAAGCACAAGCCGCCCATGTTCATGGGCGCGAACCTGGTCATCGACGACTACCGGCCCGTGGTCACCGAACTCACCTACGCCATGGGCAACACCATCGTGGATCGCCTGGACGCCAACGCCGCCGACGGCATGGTGGGCGTGCTCATCACCGGCCGCGAAGCCACCGGCACGGTCAATCCGGAAATGGACGCCCTGGCCAGCTTCAACCCCTGGACCAAGTGGAAGGCGGCCCAAACTTCGCGCATCGCCACCTTGTTCGGCAGCGACCCCGGCAACCGGGTTCGCCTGGAGCTGCCGGCCGCCCAATACGACGGCCTCAAACACGCCGAGCGCTCGGGCATCGCCGCCTATACAGCCAACTACATCGCCAACGCCCACCGGGACGAAGGCGACGACGAATGGCGCATGACCATCCTCTAA
- a CDS encoding tape measure protein, protein MSTPENRVRIVIETDNASGRRGIQETVADLDALAAKGKAVDLAGVLKLDASAVTQPVAKATQAVDGLGATVKKAGEDAGAAMATVGAEVKKVGAEADAGGKTGRAAMRNLGTGAAEAKAQAEALGANLSDIRTLAAQLAPVLVAAFGVDQVMAFASQVVGAAIAMEQLAATYKAVFKDNAAEQLRYAAGMADAFGKSLLDVAGAYKKFAAASEAVGLSTDNQRRTFEAVTAAITKVGGSSHDVAGALLALEQMLSKGTVQAEEYRQQFAERIPGALKMGADALGVTTAAFQKMMENGEVISNDFIPKLTTQLEKFGDGWQATADTAAANAERLKNSFLELSNSPALTGFVTVVEKVGTAFNKNLTHNLEQFTVTYRALMAEAKGELSPFATWSNSLEDLKKQLDALDQRKATYVKDLKDQAQGLAEALVKVQTHQVDFGPSGETVDQLRAKLKWFQEQITALTGQTWVVNVVAQVDNSQLVQAKAYIQDLIKGTTEYKTRSLEAKQYALDNAVNIVASNKTTVETKLANPNLDLREADALSRELQNLNGQLADASLGYKELGKQREELARQQIKDNGAVAGFNAGRGGVNESELDKGTRVSDAHALSIARQTDAYAELQAGLTNLPGYYEKVRRIQEAEDNTVKNLTKSSNAAANAMERFESRGAAYLQSMENQMDALSAQLGGDSLAADLAKVDKRYDQLRATIKNAMIGAKGDVADYQAALAKLDEARALEKQIVQVKAWEKAMDTAAATLKELGRLTGDPDLLYAGATTELQKWEEAQEKTIKSSYANEADRVRALAELKEEVRLKELENQKSAFAELAGVSDNYWKAAWALLDEHLKRVKDNCDSEVAYEAYAAKKRSELRKQEIEDRLEYETDFLSTLKDALSLEFGLYKDAGTRRRDAWVSLSKEIATGVHDLSDAIAGGATDAFKAWITGSGSMADAFKSAMDSMLDYLMTIIQKMIAYALENYVIIPIVESVVGADSGSLTGSASGSGTNSLSSSALSKITSKATDYGISKGLSYVGDLFSSGGTSLASLSAASATEMGALASTGAGAATTAAMTGTTAGGLGGYTAVTSGAASGGALAGASSAGIGLGTALGVVGGVAALGGLLAMGFSQTKTEEKTGSGIRVAIIGDSTNVTGTDYYKVTTSSMLGGSSTSHEIRSTGPADSETTSAVNDALGTYTTAIKAGFKELGVETADSLKNFYFPEWDVAPGQEEDYYKNVSNAKVGKILADSGLTGAWSAIAEEGEYWIEQLDRLYSSLATVGTATKQMGLSLEALAGEDYIAALVDKMAAAEDSAGTASLDFESLAGVLDDETLASLKDMQEQAAATGEEVQATNEQLRQLALTQYASEIVAAFGSTDAAQSAFNRFFSNAYSSTEQATRLMQYYAEGAGEAIGALNQSGVTLENFWSSYRAAMESGPMSAGELKAWDDAAQWVEAWGSSLQSAGQTWDDPIRP, encoded by the coding sequence ATGTCCACCCCCGAAAACCGCGTCCGCATCGTCATCGAGACCGACAACGCCTCGGGACGTCGGGGCATCCAGGAGACCGTTGCCGACCTGGATGCCCTGGCGGCCAAGGGGAAGGCTGTCGACCTCGCTGGCGTGCTCAAGCTGGATGCCAGCGCGGTGACGCAGCCGGTGGCCAAGGCGACCCAAGCCGTGGACGGCCTGGGGGCCACGGTCAAGAAGGCTGGCGAGGACGCCGGCGCGGCCATGGCCACGGTCGGGGCCGAGGTGAAAAAGGTCGGAGCCGAGGCCGACGCCGGCGGCAAGACCGGCCGCGCGGCCATGCGCAACCTGGGCACGGGCGCAGCCGAAGCCAAAGCCCAGGCCGAGGCGCTCGGCGCGAACCTCTCCGACATCCGGACGCTGGCCGCCCAGCTGGCTCCGGTCCTGGTCGCGGCTTTTGGCGTTGACCAGGTCATGGCCTTCGCCAGCCAGGTGGTGGGCGCGGCCATAGCCATGGAACAGCTCGCCGCCACCTACAAGGCCGTGTTCAAGGACAACGCCGCCGAACAGCTCCGCTATGCCGCCGGCATGGCCGACGCCTTCGGCAAGAGTCTGTTGGACGTGGCCGGCGCGTACAAGAAGTTCGCGGCCGCTTCCGAAGCGGTCGGCCTGTCCACGGACAACCAGCGCCGCACCTTCGAGGCGGTCACCGCGGCCATCACCAAGGTGGGCGGCAGCTCCCACGATGTGGCCGGCGCGTTGCTGGCCCTGGAGCAAATGCTGTCCAAGGGGACCGTCCAGGCCGAGGAATACCGCCAGCAGTTCGCCGAACGCATTCCCGGCGCGCTCAAGATGGGCGCGGACGCCCTGGGCGTGACCACGGCGGCGTTCCAAAAGATGATGGAGAACGGCGAAGTCATTTCCAATGACTTCATCCCCAAGCTGACGACGCAGCTTGAGAAGTTCGGCGACGGCTGGCAGGCCACGGCCGACACCGCCGCCGCCAATGCCGAGCGCCTCAAGAACTCGTTTCTGGAGCTGTCCAACTCCCCGGCTTTGACCGGATTCGTGACCGTCGTCGAAAAGGTCGGCACGGCCTTCAACAAGAACCTGACGCACAACCTCGAACAGTTCACGGTGACCTACCGGGCGCTCATGGCCGAGGCCAAGGGCGAGCTTTCGCCGTTCGCCACCTGGAGCAACTCCCTGGAGGACCTCAAGAAGCAGCTCGACGCCCTGGACCAGCGCAAGGCGACCTACGTCAAGGACCTCAAGGACCAGGCCCAGGGCCTGGCCGAAGCCCTGGTCAAAGTCCAGACCCATCAAGTGGATTTCGGGCCGTCCGGCGAGACGGTCGACCAACTGCGGGCCAAGCTCAAGTGGTTCCAGGAACAGATCACGGCCCTGACCGGCCAGACCTGGGTGGTCAACGTCGTGGCCCAGGTGGACAACTCCCAGCTCGTCCAGGCCAAGGCCTACATTCAGGACCTCATCAAGGGCACGACCGAATACAAGACCCGGAGCCTTGAGGCGAAGCAATACGCCCTGGACAACGCCGTCAACATCGTCGCCAGCAACAAGACGACGGTTGAAACCAAGCTGGCCAATCCGAATCTTGACCTGCGCGAGGCCGATGCCTTGTCCCGGGAACTGCAAAACCTCAACGGCCAGCTCGCGGACGCAAGCCTGGGGTACAAGGAGCTGGGCAAGCAGCGCGAGGAGCTGGCCAGACAGCAGATCAAGGACAACGGCGCGGTGGCCGGCTTCAACGCCGGCCGGGGCGGCGTCAATGAGTCCGAACTGGACAAGGGCACCCGGGTGTCCGACGCCCATGCCCTGTCCATCGCCCGCCAGACGGACGCCTATGCCGAACTCCAGGCCGGATTGACCAATCTGCCGGGGTATTACGAGAAGGTGCGCCGCATCCAGGAGGCCGAGGACAACACGGTCAAGAACCTGACCAAGTCGAGCAACGCCGCCGCCAATGCCATGGAACGTTTTGAGTCCCGGGGCGCGGCCTATCTCCAGTCCATGGAAAACCAGATGGACGCGCTTTCGGCCCAGCTTGGCGGCGATAGCCTGGCCGCCGATCTGGCCAAGGTCGACAAGCGCTACGACCAGCTGCGAGCGACTATCAAAAACGCCATGATCGGGGCCAAGGGCGACGTGGCCGACTACCAGGCGGCCCTGGCCAAACTCGATGAGGCCCGGGCGCTGGAAAAGCAGATCGTCCAAGTCAAAGCCTGGGAAAAGGCCATGGATACGGCCGCTGCCACCCTCAAGGAGCTTGGTCGCCTGACCGGCGACCCGGACTTGCTCTACGCTGGCGCGACAACGGAACTCCAAAAGTGGGAGGAAGCCCAGGAAAAAACTATCAAGAGCTCCTACGCTAACGAGGCCGACCGCGTTCGAGCCTTGGCCGAACTCAAGGAAGAGGTGCGCCTCAAGGAGCTGGAGAACCAGAAAAGCGCCTTCGCCGAGCTGGCCGGGGTGTCCGACAACTATTGGAAGGCCGCCTGGGCGCTGCTTGATGAGCACCTCAAGCGGGTCAAGGACAACTGCGACAGCGAAGTGGCCTATGAGGCCTACGCCGCCAAGAAACGGTCGGAACTGCGCAAGCAGGAGATCGAGGACCGGCTTGAGTACGAGACGGATTTCCTTTCGACGTTAAAAGACGCTCTGTCTCTGGAATTCGGGCTTTACAAGGACGCCGGCACGCGTCGGCGCGACGCCTGGGTGTCGCTGTCCAAGGAGATCGCGACCGGCGTCCATGACCTGTCCGACGCCATTGCCGGCGGGGCCACCGACGCCTTCAAGGCCTGGATCACCGGCAGCGGGAGCATGGCCGACGCCTTCAAGTCGGCCATGGATTCCATGCTCGACTACCTCATGACGATCATTCAGAAAATGATCGCCTATGCCCTGGAAAACTACGTCATCATTCCCATTGTCGAGTCGGTGGTGGGCGCCGACTCCGGTTCGCTGACCGGCTCCGCCTCCGGCTCGGGCACCAATTCCCTGTCATCCTCCGCTTTGTCCAAGATCACGAGCAAGGCCACGGATTATGGCATTTCCAAGGGCTTGAGCTACGTCGGCGACCTGTTCAGCAGCGGCGGCACCTCCCTGGCCTCGCTGTCCGCCGCCTCGGCCACGGAAATGGGAGCCCTGGCCTCGACCGGGGCCGGCGCGGCCACCACGGCGGCCATGACCGGCACCACGGCCGGCGGCCTGGGCGGCTATACCGCCGTCACCTCGGGCGCGGCCTCGGGCGGGGCGTTGGCCGGGGCTTCTTCGGCCGGCATCGGCCTGGGGACCGCCCTTGGCGTGGTCGGCGGCGTGGCGGCCCTTGGCGGCCTGCTGGCCATGGGATTTTCGCAGACCAAGACCGAGGAAAAGACCGGTTCCGGCATCCGCGTGGCCATCATCGGCGATTCCACCAACGTGACCGGCACGGACTATTACAAGGTTACGACCAGTTCGATGCTTGGCGGTTCGTCCACCTCGCACGAAATCCGTTCCACCGGGCCGGCGGACTCCGAAACGACCAGCGCGGTCAATGACGCCCTTGGCACCTACACCACGGCCATCAAGGCCGGCTTCAAGGAGCTTGGCGTCGAGACCGCCGACAGTTTGAAGAACTTCTATTTCCCGGAATGGGACGTCGCCCCGGGCCAGGAAGAGGACTATTACAAGAACGTCTCCAACGCCAAAGTGGGCAAGATATTGGCCGATTCGGGCCTGACCGGGGCCTGGTCGGCCATCGCGGAAGAGGGGGAATACTGGATCGAGCAGCTTGACCGCCTCTATTCCTCCCTGGCCACGGTGGGCACGGCCACCAAGCAGATGGGCCTGTCCCTCGAAGCCCTGGCCGGCGAAGACTACATTGCCGCCCTGGTCGACAAGATGGCGGCGGCCGAAGACTCGGCCGGGACGGCCAGCCTGGACTTCGAATCCCTGGCCGGCGTGCTGGATGACGAAACCCTGGCTTCGCTCAAGGACATGCAGGAGCAAGCCGCCGCCACCGGCGAGGAAGTTCAGGCCACAAACGAGCAGCTCCGCCAGCTCGCCCTGACCCAATACGCCAGCGAGATCGTGGCCGCCTTCGGCTCCACCGACGCCGCCCAAAGCGCCTTCAACCGGTTTTTCAGCAACGCTTATTCGTCCACCGAGCAGGCGACCCGGCTCATGCAATACTACGCCGAGGGCGCGGGCGAGGCCATCGGAGCGCTCAACCAGTCGGGCGTGACCCTGGAAAACTTCTGGTCGTCGTACCGCGCGGCCATGGAATCCGGTCCCATGAGCGCCGGGGAGCTCAAGGCCTGGGACGACGCCGCGCAGTGGGTGGAGGCCTGGGGTTCCTCCCTGCAATCCGCCGGGCAGACCTGGGACGACCCAATCAGACCTTGA
- a CDS encoding DNA cytosine methyltransferase produces the protein MYVGSLFSGAGLGDIAAEAIGLSHAWFCECDPFARAVLERRWPGVPVYHDVRDIHGQNVKPVDIVIGGFPCQDISCAGKGAGITGERSGLWSEYARILRELRPRYAVVENVKALLGRGLDRVLGDLAEVGYDAEWDVFPAAAFGAPHLRERVILVAYPGGDRRPARAPILAPGGDLAIHGQPDGPVDWNGLRLAGPQSQAAVSAYSGPVVCRVDDGGTHWLDRLRCLGNGITPAVLRWVIKRILSASKNRSLRSTLNRKPD, from the coding sequence TTGTATGTCGGGAGTCTGTTTAGCGGGGCTGGCCTTGGCGACATCGCCGCCGAAGCGATCGGTCTTTCTCATGCCTGGTTTTGTGAGTGTGATCCATTCGCCCGTGCCGTCCTGGAAAGGCGCTGGCCCGGTGTCCCCGTTTATCACGATGTGAGGGACATCCATGGGCAAAACGTCAAACCAGTCGACATCGTCATCGGCGGCTTCCCCTGCCAGGACATCAGCTGCGCCGGCAAAGGCGCGGGCATCACGGGCGAACGCTCGGGCCTGTGGTCCGAATACGCCCGAATCCTTCGCGAGCTACGACCCCGGTACGCGGTCGTGGAAAACGTCAAGGCGCTGCTCGGCCGGGGCCTCGACCGAGTTCTTGGGGACCTGGCCGAGGTCGGGTATGATGCGGAGTGGGATGTGTTCCCGGCGGCAGCCTTTGGCGCCCCGCATCTGCGTGAGCGGGTTATCCTTGTTGCCTACCCCGGCGGCGATCGAAGGCCAGCCCGTGCGCCAATACTTGCGCCGGGAGGAGACCTGGCAATCCACGGGCAACCTGACGGCCCGGTTGATTGGAATGGCCTACGGCTTGCGGGACCGCAATCCCAGGCCGCCGTATCGGCTTATAGCGGCCCCGTCGTTTGTCGAGTGGATGATGGGGGTACCCATTGGCTGGACCGACTTAGGTGTCTCGGAAACGGCATCACGCCTGCTGTCTTGCGGTGGGTTATCAAAAGAATTCTCAGCGCCTCAAAAAACCGATCCTTGAGAAGTACCCTCAACCGAAAGCCAGACTAA
- a CDS encoding Com family DNA-binding transcriptional regulator — MKDIRCGECNKLLARGEALSLSIKCPRCGTMNLLRAASPGQEPQEAPSGERIVCRESV; from the coding sequence ATGAAGGACATACGGTGCGGCGAGTGCAATAAATTGTTGGCCAGGGGAGAGGCGCTTTCCCTCTCCATCAAGTGTCCCCGCTGCGGGACCATGAATCTCCTGAGGGCCGCGAGCCCCGGACAAGAGCCCCAAGAGGCCCCATCAGGAGAACGCATTGTATGTCGGGAGTCTGTTTAG
- a CDS encoding phage protein Gp37, whose protein sequence is MVEIHEMENALVARLEPLRDSHGVREIKTYGDDLAPEQLPKLLPNLPALLVVYAGSVIVDHGQRQVDRGAYFVFACAKSLRSNQDARGGAMGVYPLLGLVRRTLHGQEIFPDMPALLKRQETFLSRPDLTACYAVYEIAQPYLLGE, encoded by the coding sequence ATGGTTGAAATCCACGAGATGGAAAACGCGCTGGTGGCCAGACTCGAACCCCTTCGGGACAGCCACGGCGTGCGCGAGATCAAGACCTACGGCGACGATCTGGCTCCCGAGCAGCTGCCCAAGCTCTTGCCCAACCTGCCGGCCTTGCTCGTGGTCTACGCCGGTTCGGTCATCGTGGATCACGGCCAGCGCCAGGTCGACCGGGGAGCCTACTTCGTTTTTGCCTGCGCCAAGTCGCTTCGCAGCAACCAGGACGCCCGGGGCGGCGCGATGGGAGTCTATCCGCTCCTTGGCCTGGTGCGGCGGACCCTGCACGGCCAGGAAATCTTCCCGGACATGCCGGCGCTGCTCAAGCGCCAGGAAACCTTTCTGTCCCGGCCGGATCTGACGGCCTGTTACGCGGTTTACGAGATCGCCCAGCCGTATCTGCTCGGCGAATAA
- a CDS encoding gp436 family protein → MAYVTLADLRAVIQESDILDLVNDAGTATDLTDPAVALILAEVFDQASQEVDAHLAGVAEVPLATPPKIVRNLAARIARYRLYQRRPNLGDIIKPVAADYKGAVDLLAQFAAGTLTLPGTVNGQPIVAGDSGLSVASAPRRFGDDFWRRMG, encoded by the coding sequence ATGGCCTACGTCACCCTCGCGGACCTCCGGGCGGTCATCCAGGAAAGCGACATCCTGGACTTGGTCAACGACGCCGGCACAGCCACGGACCTGACCGACCCGGCCGTGGCCCTGATCCTGGCCGAGGTCTTTGACCAGGCGTCCCAGGAGGTCGACGCGCATCTGGCCGGCGTGGCCGAGGTGCCGCTGGCCACGCCGCCCAAGATCGTGCGCAACCTAGCCGCCCGGATCGCGCGGTACCGGCTCTACCAGCGCCGCCCCAACCTCGGGGACATCATCAAACCCGTGGCCGCCGACTACAAAGGGGCCGTTGACCTCCTGGCGCAGTTCGCCGCCGGCACGCTCACACTGCCCGGCACCGTCAATGGCCAACCGATTGTCGCGGGCGATAGCGGCCTGTCCGTGGCCAGCGCCCCCCGCCGGTTCGGGGACGATTTCTGGCGGAGGATGGGCTGA
- a CDS encoding major capsid protein, translating into MLNLRGLFTREAIIAYLKSLPVLKTPVMDAIFTERPQHPLALLGADDIAVDAVPLPFIRRGGPSIAAVSEGGGIAMYEPLPVRVHKSTTAADLSTLQVLKGESLDTWARGKTDYLRRAVRRTTEALCARALSGKLRWPVALEKGGFDVFEVVYGAILSVTPDKTWNAADVKLKDVYTCLSDMEEAIQDGGFGGQVEIWAGKDAYNALFVIAENSKTTAQIRVEITSQGINVGGYLVKRRSEKHRDPESGTMVPAVPNGTVRMIALDAGHKLPYCAVDDLDANLQPLPLFVKPVKTDNPSGYQLIAESKPFPVVNTRGVCDAVVL; encoded by the coding sequence ATGCTCAACCTGCGCGGCCTTTTTACCCGCGAAGCCATCATCGCCTATTTGAAGTCCCTGCCGGTGCTCAAGACGCCGGTCATGGACGCCATCTTCACCGAACGGCCCCAGCATCCCCTGGCGCTGCTCGGAGCCGACGACATCGCTGTGGACGCCGTGCCCTTGCCCTTTATCCGGCGAGGCGGCCCGAGCATAGCGGCCGTGTCCGAGGGCGGCGGCATCGCCATGTACGAACCGCTGCCCGTGCGTGTCCACAAGTCGACCACGGCGGCCGACCTGAGCACCTTGCAGGTGCTCAAGGGCGAAAGCCTGGACACCTGGGCCCGGGGCAAGACCGACTACCTGCGCCGGGCCGTGCGCCGTACCACCGAAGCCCTGTGCGCCCGGGCGCTGTCCGGCAAGCTGCGTTGGCCGGTCGCCCTGGAAAAAGGCGGCTTCGACGTGTTCGAGGTCGTCTATGGCGCGATCCTGTCGGTCACCCCGGACAAGACCTGGAACGCCGCCGACGTCAAACTCAAGGACGTCTACACCTGCCTGTCCGACATGGAAGAAGCCATCCAGGACGGCGGTTTCGGCGGTCAGGTTGAGATTTGGGCCGGCAAGGACGCCTACAACGCCCTTTTCGTCATCGCCGAGAACTCCAAGACCACGGCGCAAATCCGGGTGGAGATCACGAGCCAGGGCATCAACGTCGGCGGCTACCTGGTCAAGCGCCGGTCCGAAAAGCACCGCGACCCGGAGTCCGGCACCATGGTCCCGGCCGTGCCGAACGGCACCGTGCGCATGATCGCCCTCGATGCCGGCCACAAGCTGCCGTACTGCGCCGTGGACGACCTGGACGCCAATCTCCAGCCGCTGCCGCTGTTCGTCAAACCGGTCAAGACCGACAACCCGAGCGGCTACCAGCTCATCGCCGAGTCCAAGCCGTTCCCGGTCGTCAACACCCGGGGCGTGTGCGACGCCGTGGTGCTGTGA
- a CDS encoding phage virion morphogenesis protein, with protein MYLLVEVIVGPAAGLLGRIAALLGDMTPAMDRIGLALVSSIQENFELGHSPDGQRWKPSRRAVLQGGQTLVDTGALMNGIVHEAAADQVTVGPSGPSLKYARIHQEGGEIRPKSAKALFFRGADGQARTVQVVRIPARPYMGMSAEDWNTIGNVLIEYLGVAAHG; from the coding sequence ATGTACCTGCTCGTTGAAGTGATCGTCGGCCCGGCGGCCGGTTTGCTTGGCCGGATCGCGGCCCTGCTTGGCGACATGACGCCGGCCATGGACCGGATCGGCCTGGCCCTGGTGTCGTCGATCCAGGAAAACTTCGAGCTGGGGCACTCCCCGGACGGCCAGCGCTGGAAACCGAGCCGCCGGGCCGTGCTCCAGGGCGGCCAGACCCTGGTCGATACCGGCGCGCTCATGAACGGCATCGTGCATGAGGCCGCCGCCGACCAGGTCACCGTCGGGCCGAGCGGTCCCTCGCTCAAGTATGCGCGCATCCATCAGGAAGGCGGCGAGATTCGCCCGAAGTCGGCCAAGGCGCTGTTCTTCCGGGGGGCCGACGGCCAGGCGCGCACGGTCCAGGTGGTCCGCATCCCGGCCCGGCCCTACATGGGCATGAGCGCCGAAGATTGGAACACCATCGGGAACGTGCTCATCGAATACCTGGGAGTCGCCGCCCATGGTTGA